In Candidatus Sodalis pierantonius str. SOPE, one DNA window encodes the following:
- a CDS encoding septation protein A, whose protein sequence is MKQFLDFLPLVVFSIVYKLYDIYYASGALIVASALVLVYTWLRYHKVEKVALITFVLVAIFGSLTLYYHNAEFIKWKVTVIYTLFAAALLISQFVLGKPLIQRMLDKEIQLPARVWNNLNIAWAVFFLACGAANIYIAFWLPQSVWVNFKVFGLTGLTLVFTLLSGIYIYRHMAEDERNNNTH, encoded by the coding sequence ATGAAGCAGTTTCTTGATTTCCTGCCCTTAGTGGTGTTTTCTATTGTCTACAAACTGTACGACATCTACTACGCCTCTGGCGCATTGATAGTCGCCTCCGCGCTGGTATTGGTTTATACCTGGCTGCGCTATCACAAAGTAGAAAAGGTCGCCCTGATTACCTTCGTACTGGTGGCGATATTCGGCTCGTTGACGCTTTACTATCACAACGCGGAATTCATCAAGTGGAAGGTGACGGTAATCTATACGCTGTTCGCCGCGGCACTGCTGATTAGCCAATTCGTCCTCGGCAAGCCCCTCATTCAACGTATGCTGGATAAAGAGATCCAACTCCCGGCGCGGGTTTGGAACAATTTGAATATCGCCTGGGCGGTGTTCTTCCTTGCCTGCGGCGCGGCGAATATTTATATCGCGTTCTGGCTACCACAGAGCGTTTGGGTGAATTTCAAGGTTTTTGGCCTCACCGGCCTGACGCTGGTGTTTACACTGCTCAGCGGAATTTATATCTACCGCCATATGGCGGAGGATGAACGCAATAATAATACCCATTAA